Proteins from a single region of Bacteroidota bacterium:
- a CDS encoding amidohydrolase family protein: MNKKCFIRSLIYIITFFGLLNTQILYSQSNYLFNDSHFHLTNYIQEGITVQDYLKIMDNKVGRSTLFGIPVQQMWSYGNSGEYAPTYYLQSDAPLYYYSFTDAFIAMQYKSLSATDQKRFDPMITGFNPADMYAAEHIKRVLETFPGVFSGIGEFSIHKEFVSSKIAGGVASLTNPALDSILNFCAEVGLVVILHSDMDMPMAKKGTDPVYLNQMKELFRRNPNTTIIWAHVGLGRIVYPAGYGSSNNPERSTKHLDIVEEILKDPAFKNVYFDISWDEVAKYIVSSPQAIKNTAEVMEEFPDRFLFGTDVVAPPTQDFYLGVYNMYQPLWDMLSKNTKEKLLLSNYERIFDKARADVRAWEKENVLMNK; the protein is encoded by the coding sequence ATGAATAAAAAATGCTTTATCAGATCTTTAATTTATATAATTACTTTTTTTGGTTTACTCAATACACAAATTCTTTACAGTCAATCTAACTACTTATTTAACGACAGTCATTTTCATCTTACCAATTATATTCAGGAAGGAATAACGGTTCAAGACTATCTGAAAATAATGGATAATAAAGTTGGGCGTTCAACACTATTTGGAATACCCGTTCAGCAAATGTGGTCGTATGGAAATTCAGGTGAATATGCGCCCACTTATTATTTGCAATCAGATGCGCCTTTATATTATTATTCATTTACAGATGCATTTATTGCTATGCAATATAAATCGTTATCTGCTACAGATCAAAAACGATTCGATCCGATGATCACAGGTTTTAATCCTGCTGATATGTATGCAGCAGAACATATTAAAAGAGTATTGGAAACTTTTCCGGGAGTATTTTCCGGCATAGGTGAATTTAGTATTCACAAAGAATTTGTTTCATCAAAAATTGCAGGTGGTGTTGCGAGTTTAACAAACCCTGCATTAGATAGTATTCTTAATTTTTGTGCTGAAGTTGGTTTGGTTGTGATTTTACATAGCGATATGGATATGCCAATGGCGAAGAAAGGAACTGACCCTGTATATCTCAATCAGATGAAAGAATTATTTCGTCGTAACCCTAATACAACAATTATTTGGGCACATGTAGGCTTAGGTAGAATTGTTTATCCTGCGGGATATGGTTCTTCCAATAATCCGGAACGTAGCACCAAACATTTGGATATAGTAGAAGAAATATTAAAAGATCCTGCTTTCAAGAATGTGTATTTTGATATATCATGGGATGAAGTGGCAAAGTATATTGTCTCCTCTCCCCAAGCAATTAAAAATACTGCAGAAGTGATGGAAGAATTTCCAGACAGATTTTTATTCGGAACAGATGTAGTTGCACCACCGACTCAGGATTTTTATTTGGGTGTATATAATATGTATCAACCATTGTGGGATATGTTGAGTAAGAACACTAAAGAAAAATTATTACTGAGTAACTATGAAAGAATATTTGATAAAGCAAGAGCAGATGTAAGAGCCTGGGAAAAAGAGAATGTATTGATGAATAAATAA
- a CDS encoding DUF2147 domain-containing protein — translation MCISEFENEHICIGMQHKRIKNINYLTTLSFGILLSITSMAQSYSDAILGKWRSSDGKTVVEIYKSGNTYSGKIAALQEPNDAAGKPRTDLENPDASLRKRPLMGLVVLKNLKFKDGYWKDGDIYSSQNGKSYTCDIWLEGNDILKMKAYWYFMHQTEEWKRVK, via the coding sequence ATGTGTATTTCTGAATTTGAAAATGAACATATTTGTATCGGCATGCAACACAAAAGAATAAAAAACATAAATTATTTAACCACACTTTCATTTGGAATTTTACTTTCTATCACTTCAATGGCGCAATCCTATAGCGATGCCATTCTTGGAAAGTGGAGATCCAGTGATGGAAAAACAGTGGTTGAAATTTATAAATCGGGTAATACTTATTCAGGAAAAATAGCTGCTCTTCAAGAACCAAATGATGCAGCAGGAAAACCACGCACCGATTTGGAAAATCCAGATGCGAGTTTGCGCAAGCGTCCTTTGATGGGATTGGTGGTTTTAAAAAATTTAAAATTTAAAGATGGCTATTGGAAAGATGGAGATATTTATAGTTCGCAAAACGGAAAATCTTATACCTGTGATATTTGGCTTGAAGGAAATGATATTTTAAAAATGAAAGCCTATTGGTATTTTATGCATCAAACGGAAGAATGGAAAAGAGTGAAGTAA
- a CDS encoding SET domain-containing protein translates to MQISALIAELNPIEIPESDYLFIQDSGISNAGKGLFTAITIYKAEIIAKFEGEILNAEESALRKASGEDNYFMMLPDGKILDCMHTTCFAKYANDATGLGVTQFKNNAVILADETNAICLVAIRKIQAGEEIFCSYGARYWNKKK, encoded by the coding sequence ATGCAAATCAGTGCGCTTATTGCCGAATTAAATCCAATTGAAATACCAGAGTCAGACTATTTATTTATTCAAGATTCAGGAATTTCAAATGCAGGCAAAGGATTGTTTACAGCAATAACAATTTATAAAGCGGAGATTATTGCAAAGTTTGAGGGAGAAATTCTGAATGCGGAAGAATCTGCTTTGCGCAAAGCTAGCGGAGAGGATAACTATTTTATGATGCTGCCGGATGGAAAAATTTTAGATTGTATGCATACCACTTGTTTTGCAAAATATGCAAATGATGCAACAGGTTTAGGCGTAACACAATTTAAAAATAATGCTGTGATTCTTGCTGATGAAACCAATGCCATTTGTCTTGTTGCTATACGAAAAATACAGGCTGGTGAAGAAATATTTTGCAGCTATGGTGCAAGATATTGGAATAAGAAAAAATAA
- a CDS encoding T9SS type A sorting domain-containing protein, protein MTKFFLPIAFLFFTVTNAFSQVGALDTDFGTSGLITTDVPGNNDISSRVKVQDDGKIVLGGRCDEGPLPIMFLSRYDTTGVIDSDFGIDGIALSDINYFTTFSDLFIQTDGKFLVLGNSIITAGQFDMALTRMNTDGSIDTDFGTDGSIFIDLGDTTNLGEAVIQLPDEKIVVIGHIGGGGTPQFSYSRFNSDGSLDTDFGDGGHVITAVPAISTIITRAFRTPDGKIAVCGFGIQSGDYNDSFIAVFTEDGTLKPEFGTDGIQWVDISTSSFFSYDMLVQPDNKILFIGTYTDDITGDTNMKIIRLNEDGAYDTFFGDGGKVTIDFDGNNESGTSIELQNDYSILVGGHSNVNGDRDFVLMRLENNGDIDNLFGTDGKTLTDFAGGDDKALDIIMQSDFKILQAGQINDGGLRIGMARFFNNTIIETNINTLNPNSVSLFPNPASDKIHIAGLPSNMNGGSFPITDITGRLVESVTITDFTGEVEINLPEHLNPGMYILSIIKDDVFIVKNFIKQ, encoded by the coding sequence ATGACAAAATTTTTTCTACCTATCGCTTTCTTGTTTTTTACAGTAACCAATGCATTCAGTCAGGTGGGCGCATTAGATACAGATTTTGGAACCTCTGGTTTAATAACTACAGACGTACCCGGAAATAATGATATTTCCAGCAGAGTTAAGGTTCAGGATGATGGCAAAATTGTGTTGGGCGGAAGATGTGATGAAGGTCCTTTACCCATCATGTTTTTATCAAGATATGATACCACCGGAGTGATTGATTCTGACTTTGGAATTGATGGAATTGCACTCAGTGATATCAATTATTTTACAACCTTCTCCGATCTTTTTATTCAAACAGATGGAAAGTTTTTAGTACTTGGAAATTCCATAATAACTGCCGGGCAATTTGATATGGCGCTTACCCGAATGAATACAGATGGAAGTATTGATACAGATTTCGGCACGGATGGATCTATATTTATAGACTTGGGTGATACCACAAATCTGGGTGAAGCAGTGATTCAATTACCTGACGAGAAAATTGTGGTGATAGGTCATATTGGAGGAGGAGGTACTCCACAGTTTTCATATTCAAGATTTAATTCAGATGGAAGTCTTGATACAGATTTCGGTGATGGTGGTCATGTAATTACTGCTGTGCCCGCTATCAGTACTATTATTACAAGAGCATTCAGAACACCAGATGGCAAAATTGCGGTGTGTGGTTTTGGTATTCAATCCGGAGATTACAATGATTCATTTATTGCAGTATTTACCGAGGATGGTACCTTAAAACCAGAATTTGGAACGGATGGTATTCAATGGGTAGATATCAGTACAAGTAGTTTCTTTTCTTATGATATGCTTGTTCAACCGGACAATAAAATTTTATTCATCGGCACATATACAGACGATATAACCGGAGATACAAACATGAAAATAATCCGATTAAATGAGGACGGTGCTTATGATACATTTTTTGGTGATGGTGGTAAAGTAACTATTGATTTTGATGGCAATAACGAATCGGGAACCAGTATTGAATTACAAAATGATTATTCGATTTTAGTTGGTGGCCACTCCAATGTTAATGGAGACAGAGACTTTGTATTGATGCGGCTTGAGAACAATGGTGATATTGATAATTTGTTTGGAACTGATGGTAAAACATTAACAGATTTTGCAGGTGGCGATGATAAAGCATTAGATATAATAATGCAAAGCGATTTTAAAATTTTGCAAGCAGGTCAGATAAATGATGGAGGCTTACGCATTGGTATGGCGAGGTTTTTCAACAACACTATAATTGAAACCAACATCAATACTTTAAATCCCAATTCTGTTTCACTATTTCCCAATCCTGCTTCGGATAAAATACATATTGCAGGTCTGCCGTCAAACATGAATGGCGGTAGTTTTCCAATTACGGATATTACAGGTCGTTTGGTTGAAAGTGTAACTATCACTGATTTTACGGGTGAAGTAGAAATCAATTTACCCGAGCATCTTAATCCGGGCATGTATATTCTCAGCATTATCAAAGACGATGTATTCATTGTAAAAAACTTTATTAAACAATAA
- a CDS encoding DNA gyrase/topoisomerase IV subunit A, which translates to MAKIKNNLPDNKPMQTTGEVTHVSGMYQNWFLDYASYVILERAVPDIRDGLKPVQRRILHAMREMDDGRFHKVANIIGQTMQFHPHGDAAIGDALVNLGQKDLLIDTQGNWGDFRTGDDAAAARYIEARLSQFALEVAFNKDTTEWQLSYDGRKSEPVFLPMKFPLVLALGVEGIAVGLSTKILPHNFCELIIASIQILKGEEIEVYPDFPTGGMVDVSDYNKGERGGKVRVRARMVATDKKTILIKDIPYNTTTTSVIDSIIRANDKGKIKIKKVVDNTAQDVEIAIEIAPGVSPDVTMDALYAFTDCEISISPIICVIRQDKPVFLTVDVLLKESTQHTKQLLKKELEIKLADLEDKWHFSSLEKIFIENRIYRDIEESETWEEVIIAIDNGLEPHKSKLMREVTREDIIRLTEIKIKRISRFDGFKADELIRQLEKDMKQVKHDLRHLTDFAIAYFENLLKKYGKGRERKTEIRKFDTIEAKSVVANNAKLYVNREEGFIGFGLKKDEFVSDCSDIDDIIAFTEDGKMKVVRIAEKVFIGKKILYVNVWKKDDERMTYHMIYSEAKTGKVFAKRFNVTSITRDKEYNMCGSAAKAKVWYLHANPNSESEVVQVQLHPNARAHVKLFDFDFGTMGIKGRDSKGIILTKYGLKKITQKEIGSSTIGGRNIWYDNIVGRLNTDQRGRNLGKFDTGDLLLAIYKDGTYELTDTELSNRFDIAGLYHLLKYDVETIVTVIYWDAESGNTFIKRFYIENTVPGKKYSFIGEANGSKLLILSIDADPVIELTVLKGKKKEQVKEVIHTSKFIDIKGWKSQGNRLSNFEIAKVKLLTPAISSDEKKTKENPLKEKSQTKTDSASDSEKSVEENTLKIGSKIEWDVKSGDKKIKESGKQGDLFE; encoded by the coding sequence ATGGCCAAAATAAAAAATAATTTACCGGATAATAAACCAATGCAAACCACAGGCGAAGTAACGCATGTGTCGGGTATGTATCAAAATTGGTTTCTCGATTACGCCAGTTATGTAATTCTTGAAAGAGCTGTTCCTGATATTCGTGATGGATTAAAACCTGTGCAACGCAGAATTTTACATGCAATGCGTGAAATGGATGATGGCAGGTTTCATAAAGTCGCAAATATTATTGGACAGACAATGCAGTTTCATCCGCATGGTGATGCAGCAATTGGAGATGCTCTGGTGAACTTAGGACAAAAAGATTTACTGATTGATACGCAGGGTAACTGGGGCGATTTCAGAACAGGAGATGATGCCGCAGCGGCAAGATATATAGAAGCTCGTTTGTCGCAGTTTGCATTGGAAGTTGCTTTTAATAAAGATACTACCGAATGGCAATTGAGTTATGATGGCAGAAAATCAGAACCTGTTTTTTTGCCAATGAAATTTCCATTAGTGCTGGCACTTGGTGTGGAAGGTATTGCTGTGGGATTGAGTACTAAAATATTACCCCATAACTTTTGTGAATTAATTATTGCAAGTATTCAAATATTAAAAGGAGAAGAGATAGAAGTTTATCCGGATTTTCCCACGGGTGGAATGGTAGATGTTTCTGATTATAATAAAGGTGAACGAGGCGGAAAAGTGAGAGTGAGAGCTCGCATGGTAGCAACAGATAAAAAAACAATTCTGATAAAAGATATTCCTTACAACACAACTACCACTTCTGTAATTGATAGTATTATCCGTGCAAATGATAAGGGAAAAATCAAGATAAAAAAAGTAGTAGATAATACAGCGCAGGATGTAGAGATTGCTATTGAAATTGCACCCGGTGTTTCGCCGGATGTTACTATGGATGCCTTGTATGCTTTTACCGATTGTGAAATTTCTATCTCACCAATTATTTGTGTTATTCGTCAGGATAAACCGGTTTTTCTTACAGTGGATGTGTTGCTAAAAGAATCTACACAACATACCAAACAATTATTAAAAAAAGAACTTGAAATAAAACTTGCCGATCTGGAAGATAAATGGCATTTCAGTTCCTTGGAAAAAATATTTATTGAGAATAGAATTTATCGTGATATAGAAGAAAGCGAAACATGGGAAGAAGTAATCATTGCAATTGATAACGGATTGGAGCCACATAAATCCAAACTGATGCGGGAAGTTACCAGAGAGGATATTATTCGGTTAACAGAAATAAAAATCAAACGCATTTCCCGCTTTGATGGATTTAAAGCAGATGAACTTATCCGTCAATTAGAAAAGGATATGAAGCAGGTGAAACATGATCTGCGACATCTTACTGATTTTGCAATTGCATACTTTGAAAACCTGTTAAAGAAATATGGAAAGGGTAGGGAACGCAAAACAGAAATCAGAAAGTTTGATACAATAGAAGCGAAATCTGTGGTTGCCAATAATGCAAAATTGTATGTGAATCGTGAAGAGGGATTTATTGGTTTTGGTTTAAAGAAAGATGAATTTGTTAGCGACTGTTCTGATATTGATGATATCATTGCATTTACCGAAGATGGTAAAATGAAAGTGGTGCGCATTGCAGAAAAAGTGTTTATTGGAAAAAAAATATTGTATGTAAATGTGTGGAAGAAAGACGATGAACGCATGACTTATCACATGATTTATAGTGAAGCAAAAACAGGAAAAGTATTTGCCAAACGATTTAATGTTACTTCTATAACAAGAGATAAGGAATATAATATGTGTGGAAGTGCAGCAAAAGCAAAAGTGTGGTATCTGCATGCAAATCCAAATAGTGAAAGTGAAGTGGTGCAAGTACAATTACATCCGAATGCAAGAGCCCATGTGAAATTATTTGATTTTGATTTTGGTACAATGGGAATTAAAGGCCGGGATTCAAAAGGAATTATACTTACAAAATATGGCTTAAAGAAAATTACGCAAAAGGAAATTGGTTCTTCTACTATTGGTGGAAGAAATATCTGGTATGATAATATAGTGGGCAGATTAAATACAGATCAGCGGGGAAGAAATCTGGGGAAATTTGATACCGGCGATTTGTTGCTTGCAATATATAAAGATGGTACCTACGAATTAACCGATACTGAATTATCAAATCGTTTTGATATTGCGGGTTTATATCATTTGCTGAAATATGATGTGGAAACTATTGTAACTGTAATTTATTGGGATGCAGAAAGTGGCAACACATTTATTAAACGTTTTTATATTGAGAATACAGTACCCGGAAAAAAATATTCTTTTATTGGTGAAGCTAACGGTAGTAAATTATTAATTCTAAGTATTGATGCAGATCCTGTTATTGAATTAACCGTGTTGAAGGGAAAGAAAAAAGAACAGGTGAAAGAAGTGATACATACTTCAAAATTTATAGATATTAAAGGTTGGAAAAGTCAGGGCAATCGCTTGAGTAATTTTGAAATTGCTAAAGTAAAATTGCTTACACCGGCAATATCTTCTGATGAAAAGAAAACTAAAGAAAATCCATTGAAAGAAAAATCCCAAACTAAAACGGATAGCGCATCCGATTCAGAAAAATCTGTTGAAGAAAATACACTGAAGATAGGTTCCAAGATTGAATGGGATGTGAAAAGTGGTGATAAAAAAATAAAAGAATCCGGTAAGCAAGGGGATTTATTTGAATAA
- a CDS encoding type IIA DNA topoisomerase subunit B, with the protein MANQNYNYSEEHVRTLDWIEHMRLRPGMYIGKLGDGSSPDDGIYILVKEVIDNAIDEYMMGYGKRIDVDIDKYKVTVRDFGRGIPLGKVIDCVSKMNTGAKYDSKAFQKSVGLNGVGTKAVNALSSAFKVQSVRDGKTKIAEFEKGVIISDKNLQKTTEKDGTLVEFIPDATIFKNYHYIPEYLDNLLWNYVFLNAGLSIYCNGQKFYSQNGLLDLLKRKTNEDSLRYPIIHLKGEDIELAISHGNEYGEEYYSFVNGQYTTQGGTHLAAFREAIVKTVREFYKKDFDVSDIRQAVVAAIAVRIQEPVFESQTKTKLGSITIAPDGIAVRTFIIDFIKKELDNYLHKNPATADALLKRITQSERERKEIAGIKKLANERAKKANLHNRKLRDCRMHYGEDKDVKSLETMLFITEGDSASGSITKARNVETQAVFSLKGKPLNVFGLTKKVVYENEEFNLLQHALNIEDSLEGLRYNKVVIATDADVDGMHIRLLILTFFLQFFPDLVKNGHLYVLQTPLFRVRNKKETLYCYSEQEKETAVNKLGNKPEITRFKGLGEISPEEFKGFIGEQIRLDPLIVGKELTIQQVLEYYMGKNTPQRQEFIISNLRVEKDRIEEAFLANAE; encoded by the coding sequence ATGGCAAATCAGAATTATAATTATAGTGAAGAACATGTGCGCACTCTCGATTGGATTGAGCACATGCGTTTACGTCCGGGAATGTATATCGGTAAATTGGGTGATGGCTCTTCGCCCGATGATGGTATTTATATTTTGGTGAAAGAAGTAATTGACAATGCCATTGATGAATATATGATGGGTTATGGTAAACGCATTGATGTGGATATTGATAAATACAAAGTAACCGTGCGTGATTTTGGAAGAGGTATTCCCTTGGGAAAAGTGATTGACTGCGTAAGTAAAATGAATACCGGAGCGAAATACGATTCGAAAGCATTTCAAAAATCTGTGGGATTAAATGGCGTAGGAACAAAAGCAGTGAATGCATTAAGTTCTGCATTTAAAGTGCAGAGTGTACGTGATGGAAAAACAAAAATTGCGGAGTTTGAAAAAGGTGTAATTATATCAGATAAGAATTTACAAAAAACTACAGAGAAAGATGGAACTCTGGTTGAGTTTATTCCTGATGCAACGATTTTTAAAAACTACCATTACATTCCTGAGTACTTAGATAATTTATTGTGGAATTATGTTTTTCTGAATGCAGGTTTATCTATCTATTGCAACGGACAAAAATTTTATTCTCAAAATGGTTTGCTTGATTTATTAAAAAGAAAAACCAATGAAGATTCTTTACGCTATCCAATTATTCATTTAAAAGGTGAGGATATTGAATTGGCAATAAGTCATGGCAATGAATATGGTGAGGAATATTACAGTTTCGTAAACGGACAATACACTACTCAAGGTGGAACTCACTTAGCTGCTTTTCGTGAAGCAATAGTAAAGACAGTCCGTGAGTTTTATAAAAAAGATTTTGATGTAAGTGATATCAGGCAAGCTGTGGTTGCGGCAATTGCAGTGCGCATTCAGGAACCTGTATTTGAAAGTCAGACAAAAACAAAATTGGGATCTATAACTATTGCACCCGATGGAATAGCAGTGCGCACTTTTATCATTGATTTTATAAAAAAAGAATTAGATAATTATCTGCATAAAAATCCCGCAACAGCCGATGCATTATTAAAACGTATTACTCAAAGTGAAAGAGAGCGGAAAGAAATTGCAGGTATTAAAAAGTTAGCGAATGAACGTGCAAAAAAAGCAAATTTGCACAATAGAAAATTGCGTGATTGCAGAATGCATTATGGTGAAGATAAAGATGTGAAATCGTTGGAGACTATGTTGTTTATTACGGAAGGAGATTCAGCAAGTGGCTCTATTACAAAAGCAAGAAATGTGGAAACACAAGCGGTATTTTCATTGAAAGGAAAACCATTGAATGTATTCGGACTTACAAAAAAAGTAGTGTATGAAAATGAAGAATTTAATCTGTTGCAACATGCTTTAAATATCGAGGATAGTTTGGAGGGATTGCGTTATAACAAAGTGGTAATTGCCACTGATGCAGATGTGGATGGTATGCATATTCGTTTGTTGATTCTCACTTTCTTTTTGCAATTTTTTCCTGACTTAGTAAAGAATGGTCACTTGTATGTTTTGCAAACGCCATTGTTTCGGGTAAGAAATAAAAAGGAAACATTGTATTGTTATTCAGAACAGGAAAAAGAAACTGCAGTAAATAAATTGGGTAATAAACCGGAGATAACTCGCTTTAAAGGATTGGGTGAAATTTCTCCTGAAGAGTTTAAAGGATTTATTGGTGAACAGATTCGTTTAGACCCATTGATAGTGGGGAAAGAACTTACAATTCAGCAAGTTTTGGAATATTACATGGGCAAGAATACACCGCAACGACAGGAATTTATTATTAGTAATCTACGTGTAGAAAAAGATAGAATTGAAGAGGCTTTTCTCGCCAATGCCGAATGA
- a CDS encoding glycosyltransferase family 39 protein produces the protein MLKKYHYILLLLFFITLFFSADLQHTLNLKPTGVHQWRQTDCATYALNYYQNNTPFLKPQMLNQTGTNGYSASEFPLIYFITGKLYHVFGFHEWVFRCVNMLVFFMGLMFLFLIVRKFIGNTIAAMIPVILAGTSPYYFYYGIHFLPNVPAISMCLAGWYFFFNYLENKKAKWIYLTAFFFCLAGLLKVSDLLSFFAAGTCLLYLWIGKKQLFTKQQLIHISISGFGLLLINAAWIKYCIWFNAKNGFDLSLLGILPIWNLNSNQIADIWSRFYTSWSLHIFSPLVWILLGCFLLLFIFQFKQMHKMLRSITTILFTGSIIYLLLFFDALYHHDYYMLTPLIAILFLIITVTDFLFKKLATHNSTLKAGISITVLSALIFWCLNYNSKMQHHRLFAPEYKNVSDATSELQPYMRSLGIMRTDKIISVPDRSSNISLYLFNNPGWTEVFTLQTLSIQDKINLGAKYLIIGDSTYLNTTEYIPYLNKQIGNYKNFLIFDLQ, from the coding sequence ATGCTGAAAAAATATCATTACATATTACTCCTGCTTTTTTTTATCACGCTGTTTTTCAGTGCAGATTTACAACACACTTTAAATCTAAAACCCACAGGAGTGCATCAATGGCGACAAACAGACTGTGCAACTTATGCCTTAAATTATTATCAGAACAACACACCTTTTTTGAAACCGCAAATGCTGAATCAAACCGGGACCAATGGATATTCAGCAAGTGAGTTTCCACTGATTTATTTTATTACAGGAAAATTATATCATGTGTTTGGTTTTCATGAATGGGTGTTTCGCTGTGTAAATATGTTGGTCTTTTTTATGGGTTTGATGTTTTTATTTTTAATTGTTAGAAAATTTATTGGAAATACGATTGCGGCAATGATTCCTGTAATTCTTGCAGGCACTTCTCCTTATTATTTTTATTATGGAATACATTTTCTGCCAAACGTTCCTGCAATAAGTATGTGTTTGGCAGGCTGGTATTTTTTCTTTAATTATTTAGAAAATAAAAAAGCAAAGTGGATTTATCTCACTGCATTTTTCTTTTGCCTTGCCGGACTTTTAAAAGTGAGTGACCTGCTCAGTTTTTTTGCGGCAGGTACTTGTCTGTTGTATTTATGGATTGGTAAAAAACAATTGTTTACAAAACAGCAATTAATACATATTTCAATAAGTGGTTTTGGGTTACTTCTCATTAATGCTGCATGGATAAAATATTGTATTTGGTTTAATGCAAAAAACGGTTTTGATCTTAGCCTGTTAGGAATTTTACCAATCTGGAATTTAAACAGCAATCAAATAGCGGATATCTGGAGCAGGTTTTATACTTCATGGAGTCTGCATATTTTTTCTCCATTGGTATGGATACTATTAGGTTGTTTCCTGTTGCTATTTATTTTTCAATTTAAGCAAATGCATAAGATGCTTAGAAGTATTACAACAATATTATTTACCGGCAGTATTATTTATCTGTTGCTATTTTTTGATGCACTATATCATCATGATTATTATATGTTGACTCCCCTCATTGCGATTCTGTTTTTAATTATTACTGTTACCGATTTTCTTTTCAAGAAATTAGCTACTCATAACTCTACACTTAAAGCAGGGATTTCTATTACAGTTTTATCTGCACTCATTTTTTGGTGTCTGAATTACAACAGCAAAATGCAGCATCATCGTTTATTTGCTCCGGAATACAAAAATGTAAGTGATGCCACTTCTGAACTACAACCCTATATGCGATCGTTGGGAATTATGCGCACTGATAAAATTATTAGTGTACCCGATAGAAGTTCTAATATCAGTTTATATCTGTTCAACAATCCGGGATGGACGGAGGTGTTTACATTGCAAACACTATCTATTCAGGATAAAATTAATTTAGGTGCAAAATATTTAATTATCGGCGACAGCACTTATCTTAACACAACAGAATATATTCCTTATCTCAATAAACAAATTGGAAATTATAAAAACTTTTTAATTTTCGATTTACAATAA